The following proteins come from a genomic window of Palaemon carinicauda isolate YSFRI2023 chromosome 12, ASM3689809v2, whole genome shotgun sequence:
- the LOC137651139 gene encoding RING finger protein B-like, producing MNPRTTTTTTHQQQQVQHEPENNNNNNSNTAQHSSRLNTNLRTTTTTTTKQQAQHEPENNNNNNSNTAAGSTRTREQQQQQQPSSRLNTNLRTTITTTATQQQAQHEPENNNNTSTAAGSTRTREQQ from the exons ATGAAcccgagaacaacaacaacaacaacacatcaaCAGCAGCAGGTTCAACACGAACccgagaacaacaataacaacaacagcaacacagCA caacacagCAGCAGGCTCAACACGAAcctgagaacaacaacaacaacaacaaccaagcaGCAGGCTCAACACGAACccgagaacaacaataacaacaacagcaacacagCAGCAGGCTCAACACGAAcccgagaacaacaacaacaacaacaaccaagcaGCAGGCTCAACACGAACctgagaacaacaataacaacaacagcaacacagCAGCAGGCTCAACATGAAcccgagaacaacaacaacacatcaACAGCAGCAGGTTCAACACGAACccgagaacaacaataa
- the LOC137651140 gene encoding probable serine/threonine-protein kinase mkcB, with product MNPRTTATTTEQQAQHEPENNKNNNNTSTAQQAQHEPENNNNNNNTSTAAGSTRTREQQQQQHHINSSRLNTNPRTTITTTPHQQQQAQHEPENNNNNNTTSTAAGSTRTREQQQQQHHINSSRLNTNPRTTITTTTHQQQQAQHEPENNNNNSKQQTAHDPKASRDSSTQWLPVTIIIID from the exons ATGAACCCgagaacaacagcaacaacaacagagcAGCAGGCTCAACACGAACCtgagaacaacaaaaacaacaacaacacatcaACAGCA CAGCAGGCTCAACACGAACccgagaacaacaataacaacaacaacacatcaaCAGCAGCAGGCTCAACACGAAcccgagaacaacaacaacaacaacaccacatcAACAGCAGCAGGCTCAACACGAACccgagaacaacaataacaacaacaccacaTCAACAGCAGCAGGCTCAACACGAAcccgagaacaacaacaacaacaacaccacatcAACAGCAGCAGGCTCAACACGAAcccgagaacaacaacaacaacaacaccacatcAACAGCAGCAGGCTCAACACGAACccgagaacaacaataacaacaacaacacatcaaCAGCAGCAGGCTCAACACGAACccgagaacaacaataacaacagcaagcAACAGACTGCACACGATCCAAAGGCTTCTCGAGATAGCAGCACCCAGTGGTTGCCAGTGACCATTataataatagattga